A stretch of Acidovorax sp. RAC01 DNA encodes these proteins:
- a CDS encoding branched-chain amino acid ABC transporter permease has product MSMDPAGVFATSFAKDQALIRTRSQAVALGLFVIALFALPLISEVRWVAIMTSMLITAVVVMGLQINTGLAGQINLGQAAFMGVGAYATALLATKGHLPFWLALPIGGLCAALFGLVFGLTAMRIKGFYLALTTIAAQILFHFFVLNLPAKWLGGSNGITLEPAQLLGFVFNTDTRIYYLCLVVAFIMIAGAYGVARSRHGRIFAAVRDDDVASGMMGINVVRTKVLAFLLGAFYAGIGGGLWAYYVRFVAIDQFTLIHSIWFIAMIIVGGMGSVTGALIGVFVIRTAQETITIVGPSLVENFSFLSGDVVFAVMNIFLGGVIAAFLIFEPRGLMHRWNIVKRSYRMWPYPY; this is encoded by the coding sequence ATGAGCATGGATCCCGCAGGTGTATTCGCGACTTCTTTCGCCAAAGACCAAGCACTAATTCGCACGCGCAGCCAGGCGGTGGCATTGGGCCTGTTTGTTATAGCGTTGTTTGCGCTGCCCCTGATCAGCGAGGTCCGCTGGGTGGCGATCATGACCTCTATGCTGATTACTGCAGTGGTGGTCATGGGGCTGCAGATCAATACTGGTCTAGCGGGTCAGATCAATTTGGGTCAAGCTGCGTTCATGGGGGTTGGTGCGTATGCAACAGCGCTCCTAGCGACGAAAGGCCACCTGCCTTTCTGGCTGGCTTTGCCCATCGGCGGGCTGTGCGCGGCGCTTTTTGGGCTGGTGTTTGGATTAACCGCAATGCGCATAAAGGGTTTTTACCTTGCCTTGACCACGATTGCTGCGCAGATTTTGTTCCACTTCTTTGTGCTCAACCTGCCTGCCAAGTGGCTGGGGGGATCTAACGGCATCACTCTGGAACCAGCACAGCTCCTTGGTTTCGTTTTCAACACCGATACCCGCATTTACTACCTGTGTCTGGTAGTGGCCTTCATCATGATTGCGGGCGCCTACGGCGTCGCACGCAGCCGCCATGGTCGAATTTTTGCGGCAGTGCGCGATGACGACGTGGCCTCAGGAATGATGGGCATCAATGTCGTGCGCACCAAGGTACTTGCCTTCTTGCTGGGTGCGTTTTACGCGGGCATCGGTGGAGGGCTCTGGGCTTACTACGTCAGGTTCGTGGCGATTGACCAGTTCACCCTGATCCACTCGATATGGTTCATCGCGATGATCATTGTGGGTGGCATGGGGTCGGTGACGGGCGCGCTGATCGGCGTGTTTGTTATCCGTACTGCCCAGGAGACGATCACCATCGTGGGCCCTTCACTGGTCGAGAACTTTTCCTTCCTGAGCGGAGATGTTGTTTTCGCAGTGATGAATATTTTCCTGGGTGGAGTCATCGCGGCCTTTCTGATCTTTGAGCCACGCGGTCTGATGCACCGGTGGAACATCGTCAAGCGGTCTTATCGCATGTGGCCTTACCCATATTGA
- a CDS encoding TIR domain-containing protein, which produces MADKKIVFIAFAIEDESARNLFIGQRLHPRQPYEFIDMSVKEPYDEEWKKRVRTRILRSDGVIALVSKNSPKSSGELWEIQCAKEEKKALRGIWAYSDDRTTLLGVSTVAWTDANIVSFIDSL; this is translated from the coding sequence ATGGCGGACAAAAAGATCGTGTTCATTGCCTTCGCCATTGAGGACGAGTCGGCGCGCAACTTGTTCATCGGGCAAAGGCTGCACCCGAGGCAGCCGTATGAGTTCATCGATATGTCGGTGAAAGAGCCCTACGACGAGGAGTGGAAGAAACGCGTGCGCACCCGAATTCTCCGTTCGGATGGGGTCATCGCCCTGGTTAGCAAGAACTCGCCTAAGTCCAGCGGCGAGCTCTGGGAGATCCAATGTGCCAAGGAGGAGAAAAAGGCGCTGCGAGGAATCTGGGCATATAGCGATGACCGCACGACTCTCCTAGGTGTGTCCACTGTCGCGTGGACCGACGCGAACATCGTCAGTTTCATCGACAGTCTTTGA
- a CDS encoding branched-chain amino acid ABC transporter permease has protein sequence MIDFINYLINGALSGLLYALIAMGFVVIYRASKVFNFAQGELVVFGGYMVWWTIIQMGLPLWVGLPVAFVSAAIFGFMIERIFFARLVGESVFSMVMVTIGLLILIRGVVLVLFGPQVRAFPIIFPLDPIIVGDLIVSRSMLYGGIMTIFIGVGLSWFFNRTRAGLTMTAVAEDHQVAMSMGISVQRSIAFAWVLGSVLSTLGAIVHLSGRSINMMSSDIGLAALPVALLAGLESLAGLLIAGVLVGVIQGLASAYLDPLVGGALGSVFPFIIMLVVLLIRPTGMFGWKTIERV, from the coding sequence ATGATCGATTTTATTAACTACCTGATAAACGGTGCGCTGTCAGGGCTTCTGTATGCGTTGATCGCCATGGGTTTCGTCGTGATCTATCGCGCGTCAAAGGTGTTCAACTTTGCACAAGGTGAGTTGGTGGTCTTTGGCGGCTACATGGTGTGGTGGACGATTATTCAGATGGGTCTACCGCTGTGGGTCGGATTGCCCGTGGCATTCGTTAGTGCTGCAATTTTTGGTTTCATGATTGAGCGGATATTTTTTGCCCGTCTGGTTGGGGAATCCGTCTTCTCGATGGTCATGGTGACGATCGGTCTCTTGATTCTGATCCGAGGCGTTGTGTTGGTGCTTTTTGGTCCACAGGTGCGTGCTTTTCCGATCATCTTTCCTCTGGATCCGATCATCGTTGGCGATCTCATCGTCTCCCGTTCGATGCTCTACGGTGGAATTATGACCATCTTCATCGGCGTTGGCCTCTCCTGGTTTTTCAACCGGACAAGGGCTGGCTTGACCATGACGGCCGTGGCGGAAGACCACCAGGTGGCCATGTCCATGGGCATCTCGGTGCAGCGTTCCATTGCCTTTGCGTGGGTGCTGGGATCCGTGCTTTCCACACTGGGGGCGATAGTGCATTTGAGTGGCCGCTCCATCAACATGATGAGCTCCGACATCGGCCTGGCTGCCTTGCCGGTGGCCTTGCTGGCTGGGTTGGAGTCCCTCGCAGGTTTGCTGATCGCCGGTGTTTTGGTGGGTGTGATTCAGGGTTTGGCTTCGGCCTATCTCGATCCCCTGGTGGGGGGAGCGCTGGGCTCCGTCTTTCCTTTCATCATCATGCTGGTGGTGTTGTTAATTCGTCCCACCGGCATGTTCGGGTGGAAAACCATTGAGAGGGTATGA
- a CDS encoding ABC transporter substrate-binding protein, with amino-acid sequence MKTNRAKLSAMVKLGQRGALLASALCLGGMAQAQTTYNVAGLADFTGPFADIMKDMTGCRRAVLDWWSEEVGKAQGVALRIKDFDTRYDVAQVASLWPGIKSELNPVAVLGVGGADTNALQQRLPSDKVPLVQSTAGYGFAWKGDNWVFNARATYPHEAAAFYVWMQKKSGSSAPLKVGVISSEVSPAYVDIHKGVEKFAKDNPKIIEVVETIYTEAQPTDLTQQVSRLVRKGATVLQVFNNTASVVATRRALQSLGKTNIPIVVSAHNGLLSSGKALGDLSQMDGNYEVYGMAMAAEGATPARDFFEKLRSQYKLQAAYNSACIMGMSQAMLTVRAVENVVKVKGAGGVTGEEVRAALLSTPMPTERSFGLLPNIKFNNDAPFPTSGTAVNIGTVEKGKYKLLEQNVPVPVLNKW; translated from the coding sequence ATGAAAACGAATCGAGCAAAGTTGTCGGCAATGGTCAAACTGGGGCAACGCGGCGCTTTACTGGCGTCAGCCTTGTGCCTTGGCGGCATGGCACAAGCTCAGACTACTTACAACGTGGCTGGCCTGGCTGACTTCACCGGACCTTTCGCAGACATCATGAAAGATATGACGGGATGCCGCCGTGCGGTGCTCGACTGGTGGAGCGAAGAGGTCGGTAAAGCGCAGGGCGTCGCATTGCGAATCAAGGATTTCGACACCCGCTATGACGTCGCCCAAGTGGCCAGCCTCTGGCCAGGCATCAAGTCCGAGCTCAACCCGGTGGCTGTTCTGGGTGTGGGCGGTGCAGATACCAATGCGCTGCAGCAGCGCTTGCCTAGTGACAAGGTGCCTCTTGTCCAGTCGACAGCAGGATATGGATTTGCTTGGAAGGGTGATAACTGGGTGTTCAATGCCCGTGCCACTTACCCGCACGAAGCGGCTGCGTTTTATGTGTGGATGCAGAAGAAGTCGGGTTCGTCTGCTCCTCTCAAGGTGGGGGTGATTTCATCGGAAGTATCGCCGGCCTACGTGGACATCCACAAAGGTGTCGAGAAGTTCGCTAAGGACAATCCGAAGATCATTGAAGTCGTTGAAACGATTTATACCGAAGCACAGCCGACCGACCTTACCCAGCAGGTCAGCCGCCTGGTCCGCAAGGGGGCCACGGTACTGCAGGTGTTCAACAATACAGCATCGGTAGTGGCGACACGGCGCGCCCTGCAAAGCCTTGGAAAAACCAATATTCCGATAGTGGTTAGCGCTCATAACGGGTTGCTTTCGTCGGGGAAAGCGCTGGGTGACCTGAGCCAAATGGATGGAAACTATGAGGTCTATGGCATGGCCATGGCCGCCGAAGGCGCAACACCGGCACGGGACTTCTTCGAGAAACTGCGCAGCCAATACAAGTTGCAAGCCGCCTATAACTCTGCCTGCATTATGGGCATGAGCCAAGCGATGTTGACGGTTCGTGCCGTTGAAAATGTTGTCAAGGTCAAAGGTGCTGGCGGTGTGACGGGCGAAGAGGTTCGCGCTGCACTGCTGTCCACCCCCATGCCTACCGAGCGCAGTTTTGGCTTGTTGCCCAATATCAAGTTCAACAATGATGCGCCGTTCCCGACCTCGGGCACAGCCGTCAACATCGGCACCGTCGAAAAGGGAAAGTACAAACTTCTCGAGCAGAACGTTCCGGTTCCTGTGTTGAACAAGTGGTAA
- a CDS encoding caspase family protein, translating into MRKALIAGIDWYERLPALGGCTRDARAVGSVLERNFDRSANFAEPRLLLGECGLTPVSRRELRDAIEDLFTGDADIALLYFAGHGHIETTGGYICCSDTRDGDDGIAIEDIVRFANASAARNKVIILDSCHSGAAGNRPNNRPLAEISIGTTILTASEPHQYAMEGPDGGGGVFTTLLVDALSGAAANLLGHVTPAAIYAYIDRSLGPWEQRPLFKTHVRSSVHLRKAAPPIPLADLLALPVHFPTGDFDFALDPSYEPDRGQAIDLALPAPDPAKTPIFATLQRLAREGLVRPVGADHMYYAAMGSRSCRLTSVGEHWRSLAARNLIQV; encoded by the coding sequence ATGCGCAAAGCTCTTATTGCGGGCATCGACTGGTACGAGCGCCTTCCCGCGCTCGGCGGTTGCACTCGCGATGCGCGGGCTGTGGGATCCGTACTCGAGCGCAATTTCGATCGCTCCGCAAACTTCGCTGAGCCGCGGCTACTGCTCGGCGAATGCGGTCTAACACCTGTCTCGCGCAGAGAGCTTAGAGATGCCATCGAGGACCTTTTTACGGGCGATGCCGACATCGCCCTGCTTTACTTCGCGGGTCATGGACACATCGAGACCACCGGCGGTTATATCTGTTGCAGCGATACGCGGGATGGCGATGACGGGATCGCGATCGAGGATATCGTGCGTTTTGCGAACGCATCGGCCGCTCGCAACAAAGTGATCATCCTTGACAGTTGCCACAGTGGTGCTGCCGGCAATCGTCCCAACAATCGCCCCCTGGCGGAGATCAGCATCGGTACGACCATCCTCACAGCGTCGGAGCCGCACCAGTATGCAATGGAAGGTCCGGATGGCGGCGGCGGCGTCTTCACCACGCTTCTGGTTGACGCGCTCTCCGGCGCGGCGGCGAACCTTTTAGGTCATGTCACTCCGGCTGCTATCTACGCATATATCGACCGCTCGCTGGGACCATGGGAGCAGCGGCCCCTGTTTAAGACACACGTGAGGTCGTCCGTCCACCTCCGGAAGGCCGCGCCGCCGATTCCCTTAGCAGATCTCCTCGCCCTGCCCGTGCACTTCCCGACCGGGGATTTCGACTTCGCGCTGGACCCTTCCTATGAGCCAGATCGCGGTCAGGCGATCGATCTTGCGCTCCCGGCCCCAGACCCAGCAAAGACCCCGATTTTCGCCACTCTTCAGCGGCTCGCTCGTGAAGGTCTAGTGCGACCCGTAGGCGCGGATCACATGTACTACGCAGCGATGGGTAGCCGATCCTGTCGCCTCACCTCCGTCGGTGAGCACTGGCGTAGCCTTGCGGCCCGAAACCTCATCCAAGTATGA
- a CDS encoding caspase family protein, translated as MRAAILIGVNKTGGLPVLSAAVTGARRMEAWALDQGMARKHVHLFTDEKNVVEIAAIKRVIRDLVDSGTITQLVIYFAGHGVNIRYGEYWLLSDAPVDASAAVNVEGSVVLARRSGIDHVVFISDACRTAAEGVQAQGITGSELFPNDPVDGPERAVDLFFATTLGRPALEVKTSGESAAAFHAVYTSTLLDAVGGKLPPAVQQAPGETPGFVVRPRSLKECLRTEMPRRLAGLRVGVTVSQEPDARITSDEAAWIAGFDTAPVAEPVASPCIEPPLQPVPRGGAPRLGLRTPPVQYPSAGAAARAFASRQLDQVLAGANSGGTRTATRGPSIRPMPDGPSPALAKPFGPLGFETNCGFKLRGAKLADAVASGVRVERFDDDASLARVHPQGRPANVLLILADQTSVLLPAVPGFVAALSFDAGELADVAYEPSKYGERWADFAQRADELRRLRAVIAQAAREGVFRLEGPAALARRMQLAKGVDPSLALYAAYAYHGLQQGDRLREMREYLRMDLGISFFDLDLLAGALPSGGEAGRYPPVPLLAQGWSLLSAFGVSLSNHLTELPASLGAPHRPLQAELVDTLWTQFKPAGTEHLRKLIQEGKLQ; from the coding sequence GTGAGAGCCGCAATTCTGATCGGCGTTAACAAGACCGGTGGCCTGCCGGTGCTCAGCGCCGCGGTGACGGGCGCCCGGCGAATGGAAGCGTGGGCTCTCGACCAAGGAATGGCGCGCAAACACGTTCACCTGTTCACGGACGAGAAAAATGTTGTCGAGATTGCCGCTATCAAGAGAGTGATCCGCGACCTCGTAGACAGTGGCACGATCACGCAACTCGTCATCTACTTCGCCGGCCACGGCGTCAACATCCGCTATGGCGAGTACTGGCTGCTAAGTGACGCGCCGGTGGACGCGTCGGCGGCCGTCAACGTCGAGGGTAGCGTCGTCCTAGCCAGGCGCAGTGGCATCGACCACGTCGTCTTTATATCCGACGCGTGCCGAACCGCTGCCGAGGGCGTGCAGGCGCAGGGCATCACGGGCAGCGAGCTCTTTCCGAATGATCCGGTCGACGGCCCCGAGCGAGCCGTCGATCTCTTTTTCGCCACGACGCTCGGCCGTCCGGCGCTTGAGGTGAAGACTTCCGGCGAGTCCGCCGCCGCGTTCCACGCCGTCTACACGAGCACGCTGCTTGATGCCGTCGGCGGCAAGCTGCCACCCGCGGTTCAACAGGCCCCGGGGGAAACACCGGGCTTTGTCGTCCGCCCGCGCTCGCTGAAGGAGTGCCTTCGCACCGAGATGCCGCGCCGGCTCGCTGGACTTCGCGTCGGCGTAACAGTGAGCCAGGAGCCCGACGCGCGGATCACGTCGGACGAGGCTGCTTGGATCGCCGGTTTTGACACAGCGCCCGTGGCTGAGCCGGTGGCATCGCCCTGTATTGAGCCACCTCTGCAGCCAGTGCCGCGCGGGGGTGCGCCGCGGTTAGGCCTGCGTACGCCTCCTGTGCAGTACCCGTCCGCCGGCGCAGCGGCGCGCGCGTTCGCCAGCCGGCAGCTCGACCAAGTGCTCGCTGGCGCCAACTCCGGCGGAACTAGGACGGCCACGCGTGGCCCCTCAATCCGACCGATGCCCGATGGCCCTTCACCGGCGCTCGCCAAGCCCTTCGGACCGCTTGGCTTCGAAACCAATTGCGGCTTCAAGCTGCGCGGCGCGAAACTCGCCGACGCAGTCGCGTCGGGCGTCCGCGTCGAGCGATTCGACGATGACGCGTCACTCGCACGCGTACACCCGCAAGGCCGTCCCGCGAATGTACTCCTGATCCTCGCCGACCAAACTAGCGTGCTGCTGCCTGCCGTTCCAGGTTTCGTCGCAGCGCTCTCTTTCGACGCTGGGGAGCTGGCCGACGTCGCCTACGAACCCTCGAAGTATGGCGAACGCTGGGCCGATTTTGCGCAGCGTGCCGACGAGTTACGGCGGCTCCGGGCGGTGATTGCGCAGGCAGCACGCGAGGGCGTGTTCCGACTCGAAGGGCCGGCCGCGCTCGCGCGCCGTATGCAGCTCGCAAAGGGCGTCGACCCGTCCCTCGCGCTTTACGCCGCGTACGCGTACCACGGGCTGCAGCAGGGAGATCGGCTTCGCGAGATGCGCGAATACCTCCGCATGGACCTCGGAATCTCGTTCTTCGATCTCGACCTGCTCGCCGGCGCCTTGCCGAGTGGGGGCGAGGCTGGGCGGTATCCGCCGGTGCCGTTGCTGGCCCAAGGCTGGTCGCTGCTGTCGGCGTTCGGTGTCTCTCTCAGCAATCACCTTACGGAGCTGCCCGCAAGCCTCGGCGCGCCGCACCGGCCGCTGCAGGCTGAGCTTGTCGACACACTGTGGACTCAGTTCAAGCCGGCTGGGACCGAACACCTGCGCAAGCTAATCCAGGAAGGAAAACTGCAATGA
- a CDS encoding TetR/AcrR family transcriptional regulator: MSTPIEAKPKSLTRNAAKRSGKGAKWNNAVSGADEQYQLKKQAVIAEASRAFGRHGYKNVSLDEIAKTLNVTKPALYYYFKNKQELVYECHELAMHLGDRVLQDAIASENTGFGRISAFIKNYISLLTDEMGAPAILQDFSGMTVADQKKITLRRRKFDQELRKVLEGGVQDGSIAPCNVKLAVFWFMGAVSSITQWMHIDGSLGSDEVAVIFIGFLAHGIRPSQA; this comes from the coding sequence ATGAGTACGCCAATTGAGGCAAAGCCCAAGTCACTGACACGCAATGCTGCCAAAAGATCGGGCAAGGGCGCAAAATGGAACAATGCGGTCAGCGGCGCGGATGAGCAGTACCAGCTCAAAAAGCAAGCTGTCATTGCGGAAGCTTCGCGCGCATTTGGCCGCCATGGGTACAAGAATGTGTCCTTGGACGAGATTGCAAAAACGCTCAACGTCACCAAGCCTGCCCTCTACTACTACTTCAAGAACAAGCAGGAACTTGTCTACGAATGCCACGAGCTCGCCATGCATTTGGGAGATCGCGTCTTGCAAGACGCGATCGCTTCGGAAAATACTGGTTTCGGTCGGATCTCGGCCTTCATTAAGAACTACATCTCGTTGCTAACGGATGAAATGGGCGCACCGGCGATCCTCCAGGATTTCTCCGGTATGACTGTGGCGGATCAGAAAAAAATCACTTTGCGTCGGCGAAAGTTTGATCAAGAGCTGCGCAAAGTGCTCGAGGGGGGTGTTCAGGATGGTTCCATTGCCCCGTGCAACGTGAAATTGGCGGTGTTCTGGTTCATGGGCGCTGTTAGCTCGATTACCCAATGGATGCATATCGATGGCAGCCTTGGAAGCGACGAAGTGGCCGTTATTTTTATCGGTTTTCTTGCGCATGGTATTCGTCCCAGTCAAGCGTGA
- a CDS encoding antitoxin Xre/MbcA/ParS toxin-binding domain-containing protein: protein MALEDDIATLSALVQRMVDESGTPVGFDARAWLDQWLLELAPTFGHRRPLDVLSGPGGLDLVRSHLLRAQSGAYS, encoded by the coding sequence ATGGCCCTCGAAGACGATATCGCTACCCTCTCCGCACTTGTTCAGCGTATGGTTGATGAATCAGGAACACCAGTAGGTTTTGACGCGCGGGCTTGGCTTGACCAATGGCTGTTGGAATTGGCACCGACATTTGGTCATCGTCGTCCACTGGATGTTCTCAGCGGACCCGGCGGGCTGGATTTGGTGCGTAGCCACCTCCTGCGCGCGCAATCCGGGGCCTATTCCTGA
- a CDS encoding acyl-CoA dehydrogenase family protein, with protein sequence MSIVSNALLSEQEVIIRESARRVATEVVGSTAAERDRTGAWPHDEIKAVADVGFMGMLAPPAYGGSGLSFVEYCLAIEEFAAADGGFATMMHVHNSAAHVLRSFGTEQQMARHLPDLASGKRIGAFLLSEPHAGSDTAAIRTTAKRDGDVYVINGSKQWISNGSEAGFALVVAATAEPGARHRFSLFIADPEDPGYQCLRIERKLGQHTAHTAQIQLDNMRVPVQNMIGEEGRGYGKALSLLSDGRIAIAALAIGIARAALEAAIRYAKEREAYGKPLTELQAISFDLAEMAMQVEVAHQYMLYAARLTDAGLPTSKEASVAKLYASEMAEKVCSAALQVHGGYGYVNDFPVERYYRDVRVTKIYEGTSHIQKLIIARSILAG encoded by the coding sequence ATGAGCATCGTTTCCAATGCATTGCTGAGCGAACAAGAAGTCATTATTCGGGAGTCTGCCCGGCGTGTCGCGACTGAAGTGGTGGGTAGCACGGCCGCCGAACGTGATCGCACGGGGGCTTGGCCACACGACGAAATCAAGGCAGTTGCCGACGTAGGCTTCATGGGCATGCTCGCCCCGCCAGCATACGGCGGTTCCGGGCTTTCATTCGTGGAGTATTGCCTGGCTATTGAAGAATTCGCAGCGGCCGATGGTGGCTTCGCCACCATGATGCACGTCCACAACTCAGCTGCGCACGTGTTACGTAGTTTTGGAACCGAACAACAGATGGCCCGCCATCTGCCGGATCTGGCCAGTGGCAAGCGCATTGGTGCCTTTTTATTGTCAGAGCCCCATGCAGGCTCGGATACCGCAGCCATCCGGACCACGGCTAAGCGGGACGGCGACGTTTATGTGATCAATGGCAGCAAACAATGGATTTCCAATGGCAGTGAAGCGGGCTTTGCGCTCGTCGTGGCAGCAACTGCGGAACCAGGTGCCCGTCACCGCTTCAGCCTGTTCATCGCGGACCCCGAAGATCCAGGCTACCAATGCTTGCGTATCGAAAGGAAGCTGGGCCAGCACACGGCCCACACGGCTCAGATTCAGCTGGACAACATGCGTGTTCCAGTTCAGAACATGATCGGTGAGGAAGGGCGCGGGTATGGCAAAGCACTATCGCTGTTGTCCGATGGGCGCATCGCAATCGCCGCCCTGGCCATCGGCATTGCCCGTGCAGCGCTGGAGGCAGCCATCCGCTACGCCAAAGAGCGCGAGGCCTATGGCAAGCCACTCACCGAACTGCAGGCCATTAGCTTTGATTTGGCGGAAATGGCCATGCAGGTTGAGGTGGCGCACCAGTACATGCTGTATGCAGCTCGTCTTACGGATGCGGGCCTGCCAACCAGTAAGGAGGCCTCCGTTGCTAAACTCTATGCCAGCGAAATGGCTGAAAAGGTTTGCTCTGCGGCGCTGCAAGTGCATGGTGGCTACGGGTATGTCAACGACTTCCCGGTCGAGCGCTATTATCGCGATGTGCGCGTTACAAAGATCTACGAAGGCACTAGTCACATTCAAAAGTTGATCATTGCGCGCAGTATCTTGGCTGGCTGA
- a CDS encoding ABC transporter ATP-binding protein, translating to MLELNNVEVLYSDVILAVKGITAKVPAGQCVTLLGANGAGKSTTLKAISNLVRTEDGRVTAGSIQFDGADITGANPVDVVRKGLVHVMEGRKVLRHMTVEQNLVVGGHMGSAGDAKEMLDEVYSRIKRLKALRTRTAGYLSGGEQQLLVIGRALMAKPKLVMIDEPSLGLAPLMVDEVYGLLSDLKTSGLTLLIVEQNTRVALDLADYGYVMESGRIVLEGPSNSLKTNEDVREFYLGLTVDGERKSFRDMKHYRRRKRWLG from the coding sequence GTGCTTGAACTGAACAACGTTGAAGTCCTCTACAGCGACGTCATTCTTGCTGTCAAAGGCATTACCGCCAAAGTCCCCGCTGGACAGTGCGTGACCTTGCTGGGCGCCAATGGCGCTGGCAAGAGCACCACGCTCAAGGCCATCTCCAACCTGGTCAGGACAGAGGATGGTCGTGTGACGGCGGGGAGTATTCAATTTGATGGTGCGGACATCACCGGTGCCAACCCCGTCGATGTCGTTCGCAAGGGGTTGGTACATGTCATGGAAGGGCGCAAGGTTCTCCGCCACATGACAGTGGAGCAGAACCTGGTGGTGGGCGGTCATATGGGCAGCGCTGGCGATGCCAAGGAAATGCTTGATGAGGTGTATAGCCGCATCAAGCGTCTGAAAGCCTTGCGTACTCGCACAGCAGGTTACCTGTCGGGCGGCGAGCAGCAATTGCTGGTAATTGGACGGGCCCTGATGGCCAAGCCTAAGTTGGTGATGATCGACGAGCCTTCGCTCGGCTTGGCTCCGCTGATGGTCGATGAGGTCTATGGTTTGCTGAGTGACCTCAAGACCAGCGGTCTGACTCTGCTGATCGTGGAGCAAAACACCCGCGTCGCTCTGGATTTAGCCGACTACGGCTATGTGATGGAGAGCGGACGGATCGTGTTAGAGGGCCCCTCCAACAGCTTAAAGACCAACGAGGACGTTCGAGAGTTCTACCTCGGCCTGACGGTCGATGGGGAGCGCAAGAGTTTCCGCGACATGAAACATTACCGCCGCCGCAAGCGCTGGCTGGGTTGA